One window of Watersipora subatra chromosome 3, tzWatSuba1.1, whole genome shotgun sequence genomic DNA carries:
- the LOC137391900 gene encoding hepatocyte nuclear factor 4-gamma-like isoform X2 has translation MASSSSAYIQSHDHAAGEATSSDAAESIALTRMASSSSAYVQSHDHAAGEATSSDAEEAADVQSESGDQQGLQTLASQLCNICGDRATGRHYGASSCDGCKGFFRRSVRKNQIYSCRFNRSCVVDKDKRNQCRYCRLRKCFRAGMKKEAVQNERDRISNRRTSYDDVVQNSSLSVSVLLNAEMMSRQVSQMPLPSPGIDLSQKRVATVEDVVESMSKQLLILVEWAKFIPIFCDLSLDDQVALLRAHAGEHLLLGVARRSMNINDMLLLGNDFVIPRDCQTGEISRVANKVLDEVVRPLKETQIDDSEFSCLKSILFFDPDAKGLSDPSRIKSIRFQIQLNLEDYINDRQYDSRGRFGEMLLALPSLQSCAWQMIEQIQFAKLFGQARIDNLLQEMLLGGAAQDLAPPSANDNGPMAADSSIINHNRIVSPMMTMGGDVDVAVPINLSSSNTPQPSPPPVEYKMYKREVI, from the exons GCATCGCCTTGACTAGAATGGCGTCTAGCAGCTCTGCTTACGTTCAGTCACATGATCACGCCGCAGGGGAGGCAACTTCTAGTGATGCTGAAGAAG CGGCGGATGTACAGAGCGAGTCAGGAGACCAGCAAGGGCTCCAGACTCTGGCATCACAACTTTGCAATATTTGTGGCGACAGGGCCACGGGTCGTCATTATGGTGCTTCCAGCTGCGATGGCTGTAAAGGGTTCTTcag GCGAAGTGTACGTAAAAACCAGATATACTCATGCAGATTCAACCGGTCGTGTGTTGTCGACAAAGACAAGAGGAATCAATGTCGGTACTGTCGTCTGCGCAAGTGTTTCCGGGCCGGCATGAAGAAGGAAG CGGTGCAGAATGAGCGAGATCGGATAAGCAACAGGAGAACAAGTTACGATGACGTTGTGCAGAACAGTTCGCTGTCGGTCAGCGTGTTACTCAATGCAGAAATGATGTCTCGACAAGTGAGCCAG ATGCCGCTGCCTTCTCCCGGCATTGACCTCTCCCAGAAGCGTGTGGCTACGGTAGAAGATGTTGTTGAGTCAATGAGCAAACAGTTACTGATACTAGTCGAGTGGGCCAAGTTCATACCCATCTTTTGCGATCTTTCACTTGACGATCAG GTAGCTCTGCTACGCGCACACGCTGGAGAGCATCTACTCCTTGGCGTGGCAAGACGTTCCATGAACATCAACGATATGTTACTCTTAGGCAATGACTTCGTAATACCCCGTGATTGTCAGACAGGGGAGATAAGCAGGGTCGCCAATAAGGTGCTCGATGAAGTGGTCCGACCTCTCAAGGAGACGCAGATAGATGACTCCGAATTTTCTTGTCTAAAGTCCATCTTATTCTTTGACCCCG ATGCAAAAGGCCTGAGCGACCCAAGCAGAATAAAGAGTATACGATTCCAGATACAGTTGAATCTAGAAGACTACATAAATGACAGGCAGTATGACAGTCGTGGGAG GTTTGGGGAAATGTTGTTAGCATTGCCGTCACTGCAGAGCTGTGCGTGGCAGATGATCGAGCAAATCCAATTTGCGAAGCTGTTTGGACAGGCGCGCATCGACAACCTACTGCAGGAGATGTTACTCGGAG GTGCAGCTCAGGATCTCGCACCCCCATCCGCAAATGATAATGGACCTATGGCCGCTGATAGTTCTATCATCAATCATAACAGAATTGTCTCCCCAATGATGACAATGGGTGGAGACGTCGATGTAGCTGTTCCCATTAACCTATCAAGCAGCAACACACCTCAGCCCAGTCCTCCGCCAGTTGAGTACAAGATGTACAAGCGTGAGGTCATATAA
- the LOC137391900 gene encoding hepatocyte nuclear factor 4-gamma-like isoform X3, with protein sequence MTSNFEFSLDGEGLLSLTAADVQSESGDQQGLQTLASQLCNICGDRATGRHYGASSCDGCKGFFRRSVRKNQIYSCRFNRSCVVDKDKRNQCRYCRLRKCFRAGMKKEAVQNERDRISNRRTSYDDVVQNSSLSVSVLLNAEMMSRQVSQMPLPSPGIDLSQKRVATVEDVVESMSKQLLILVEWAKFIPIFCDLSLDDQVALLRAHAGEHLLLGVARRSMNINDMLLLGNDFVIPRDCQTGEISRVANKVLDEVVRPLKETQIDDSEFSCLKSILFFDPDAKGLSDPSRIKSIRFQIQLNLEDYINDRQYDSRGRFGEMLLALPSLQSCAWQMIEQIQFAKLFGQARIDNLLQEMLLGGAAQDLAPPSANDNGPMAADSSIINHNRIVSPMMTMGGDVDVAVPINLSSSNTPQPSPPPVEYKMYKREVI encoded by the exons ATGACCTCTAACTTTGAGTTCTCACTTGACGGAGAGGGTCTACTTTCTCTAACAG CGGCGGATGTACAGAGCGAGTCAGGAGACCAGCAAGGGCTCCAGACTCTGGCATCACAACTTTGCAATATTTGTGGCGACAGGGCCACGGGTCGTCATTATGGTGCTTCCAGCTGCGATGGCTGTAAAGGGTTCTTcag GCGAAGTGTACGTAAAAACCAGATATACTCATGCAGATTCAACCGGTCGTGTGTTGTCGACAAAGACAAGAGGAATCAATGTCGGTACTGTCGTCTGCGCAAGTGTTTCCGGGCCGGCATGAAGAAGGAAG CGGTGCAGAATGAGCGAGATCGGATAAGCAACAGGAGAACAAGTTACGATGACGTTGTGCAGAACAGTTCGCTGTCGGTCAGCGTGTTACTCAATGCAGAAATGATGTCTCGACAAGTGAGCCAG ATGCCGCTGCCTTCTCCCGGCATTGACCTCTCCCAGAAGCGTGTGGCTACGGTAGAAGATGTTGTTGAGTCAATGAGCAAACAGTTACTGATACTAGTCGAGTGGGCCAAGTTCATACCCATCTTTTGCGATCTTTCACTTGACGATCAG GTAGCTCTGCTACGCGCACACGCTGGAGAGCATCTACTCCTTGGCGTGGCAAGACGTTCCATGAACATCAACGATATGTTACTCTTAGGCAATGACTTCGTAATACCCCGTGATTGTCAGACAGGGGAGATAAGCAGGGTCGCCAATAAGGTGCTCGATGAAGTGGTCCGACCTCTCAAGGAGACGCAGATAGATGACTCCGAATTTTCTTGTCTAAAGTCCATCTTATTCTTTGACCCCG ATGCAAAAGGCCTGAGCGACCCAAGCAGAATAAAGAGTATACGATTCCAGATACAGTTGAATCTAGAAGACTACATAAATGACAGGCAGTATGACAGTCGTGGGAG GTTTGGGGAAATGTTGTTAGCATTGCCGTCACTGCAGAGCTGTGCGTGGCAGATGATCGAGCAAATCCAATTTGCGAAGCTGTTTGGACAGGCGCGCATCGACAACCTACTGCAGGAGATGTTACTCGGAG GTGCAGCTCAGGATCTCGCACCCCCATCCGCAAATGATAATGGACCTATGGCCGCTGATAGTTCTATCATCAATCATAACAGAATTGTCTCCCCAATGATGACAATGGGTGGAGACGTCGATGTAGCTGTTCCCATTAACCTATCAAGCAGCAACACACCTCAGCCCAGTCCTCCGCCAGTTGAGTACAAGATGTACAAGCGTGAGGTCATATAA
- the LOC137391900 gene encoding hepatocyte nuclear factor 4-gamma-like isoform X1, with amino-acid sequence MLTHSCDSSPLSNYSPQSNYSPQSNYSSHTSYPGMAMSGLCYTGPAAAYDHYDMYSHGDIINGYYSPPADVQSESGDQQGLQTLASQLCNICGDRATGRHYGASSCDGCKGFFRRSVRKNQIYSCRFNRSCVVDKDKRNQCRYCRLRKCFRAGMKKEAVQNERDRISNRRTSYDDVVQNSSLSVSVLLNAEMMSRQVSQMPLPSPGIDLSQKRVATVEDVVESMSKQLLILVEWAKFIPIFCDLSLDDQVALLRAHAGEHLLLGVARRSMNINDMLLLGNDFVIPRDCQTGEISRVANKVLDEVVRPLKETQIDDSEFSCLKSILFFDPDAKGLSDPSRIKSIRFQIQLNLEDYINDRQYDSRGRFGEMLLALPSLQSCAWQMIEQIQFAKLFGQARIDNLLQEMLLGGAAQDLAPPSANDNGPMAADSSIINHNRIVSPMMTMGGDVDVAVPINLSSSNTPQPSPPPVEYKMYKREVI; translated from the exons ATGTTGACACATAGCTGTGATTCTTCACCGTTGTCTAATTACTCTCCACAATCTAATTATTCACCGCAGTCTAACTATTCCTCACACACGTCCTACCCCGGCATGGCCATGTCTGGTCTATGTTACACCGGGCCTGCTGCCGCCTATGATCATTATGATATGTATTCTCACGGAGATATTATTAACGGATATTACAGTCCTC CGGCGGATGTACAGAGCGAGTCAGGAGACCAGCAAGGGCTCCAGACTCTGGCATCACAACTTTGCAATATTTGTGGCGACAGGGCCACGGGTCGTCATTATGGTGCTTCCAGCTGCGATGGCTGTAAAGGGTTCTTcag GCGAAGTGTACGTAAAAACCAGATATACTCATGCAGATTCAACCGGTCGTGTGTTGTCGACAAAGACAAGAGGAATCAATGTCGGTACTGTCGTCTGCGCAAGTGTTTCCGGGCCGGCATGAAGAAGGAAG CGGTGCAGAATGAGCGAGATCGGATAAGCAACAGGAGAACAAGTTACGATGACGTTGTGCAGAACAGTTCGCTGTCGGTCAGCGTGTTACTCAATGCAGAAATGATGTCTCGACAAGTGAGCCAG ATGCCGCTGCCTTCTCCCGGCATTGACCTCTCCCAGAAGCGTGTGGCTACGGTAGAAGATGTTGTTGAGTCAATGAGCAAACAGTTACTGATACTAGTCGAGTGGGCCAAGTTCATACCCATCTTTTGCGATCTTTCACTTGACGATCAG GTAGCTCTGCTACGCGCACACGCTGGAGAGCATCTACTCCTTGGCGTGGCAAGACGTTCCATGAACATCAACGATATGTTACTCTTAGGCAATGACTTCGTAATACCCCGTGATTGTCAGACAGGGGAGATAAGCAGGGTCGCCAATAAGGTGCTCGATGAAGTGGTCCGACCTCTCAAGGAGACGCAGATAGATGACTCCGAATTTTCTTGTCTAAAGTCCATCTTATTCTTTGACCCCG ATGCAAAAGGCCTGAGCGACCCAAGCAGAATAAAGAGTATACGATTCCAGATACAGTTGAATCTAGAAGACTACATAAATGACAGGCAGTATGACAGTCGTGGGAG GTTTGGGGAAATGTTGTTAGCATTGCCGTCACTGCAGAGCTGTGCGTGGCAGATGATCGAGCAAATCCAATTTGCGAAGCTGTTTGGACAGGCGCGCATCGACAACCTACTGCAGGAGATGTTACTCGGAG GTGCAGCTCAGGATCTCGCACCCCCATCCGCAAATGATAATGGACCTATGGCCGCTGATAGTTCTATCATCAATCATAACAGAATTGTCTCCCCAATGATGACAATGGGTGGAGACGTCGATGTAGCTGTTCCCATTAACCTATCAAGCAGCAACACACCTCAGCCCAGTCCTCCGCCAGTTGAGTACAAGATGTACAAGCGTGAGGTCATATAA
- the LOC137391900 gene encoding hepatocyte nuclear factor 4-gamma-like isoform X4, with translation MLTHSCDSSPLSNYSPQSNYSPQSNYSSHTSYPGMAMSGLCYTGPAAAYDHYDMYSHGDIINGYYSPPADVQSESGDQQGLQTLASQLCNICGDRATGRHYGASSCDGCKGFFRRSVRKNQIYSCRFNRSCVVDKDKRNQCRYCRLRKCFRAGMKKEAVQNERDRISNRRTSYDDVVQNSSLSVSVLLNAEMMSRQVSQMPLPSPGIDLSQKRVATVEDVVESMSKQLLILVEWAKFIPIFCDLSLDDQVALLRAHAGEHLLLGVARRSMNINDMLLLGNDFVIPRDCQTGEISRVANKVLDEVVRPLKETQIDDSEFSCLKSILFFDPDAKGLSDPSRIKSIRFQIQLNLEDYINDRQYDSRGRFGEMLLALPSLQSCAWQMIEQIQFAKLFGQARIDNLLQEMLLGESSPPDSPGDLRVVITDTVP, from the exons ATGTTGACACATAGCTGTGATTCTTCACCGTTGTCTAATTACTCTCCACAATCTAATTATTCACCGCAGTCTAACTATTCCTCACACACGTCCTACCCCGGCATGGCCATGTCTGGTCTATGTTACACCGGGCCTGCTGCCGCCTATGATCATTATGATATGTATTCTCACGGAGATATTATTAACGGATATTACAGTCCTC CGGCGGATGTACAGAGCGAGTCAGGAGACCAGCAAGGGCTCCAGACTCTGGCATCACAACTTTGCAATATTTGTGGCGACAGGGCCACGGGTCGTCATTATGGTGCTTCCAGCTGCGATGGCTGTAAAGGGTTCTTcag GCGAAGTGTACGTAAAAACCAGATATACTCATGCAGATTCAACCGGTCGTGTGTTGTCGACAAAGACAAGAGGAATCAATGTCGGTACTGTCGTCTGCGCAAGTGTTTCCGGGCCGGCATGAAGAAGGAAG CGGTGCAGAATGAGCGAGATCGGATAAGCAACAGGAGAACAAGTTACGATGACGTTGTGCAGAACAGTTCGCTGTCGGTCAGCGTGTTACTCAATGCAGAAATGATGTCTCGACAAGTGAGCCAG ATGCCGCTGCCTTCTCCCGGCATTGACCTCTCCCAGAAGCGTGTGGCTACGGTAGAAGATGTTGTTGAGTCAATGAGCAAACAGTTACTGATACTAGTCGAGTGGGCCAAGTTCATACCCATCTTTTGCGATCTTTCACTTGACGATCAG GTAGCTCTGCTACGCGCACACGCTGGAGAGCATCTACTCCTTGGCGTGGCAAGACGTTCCATGAACATCAACGATATGTTACTCTTAGGCAATGACTTCGTAATACCCCGTGATTGTCAGACAGGGGAGATAAGCAGGGTCGCCAATAAGGTGCTCGATGAAGTGGTCCGACCTCTCAAGGAGACGCAGATAGATGACTCCGAATTTTCTTGTCTAAAGTCCATCTTATTCTTTGACCCCG ATGCAAAAGGCCTGAGCGACCCAAGCAGAATAAAGAGTATACGATTCCAGATACAGTTGAATCTAGAAGACTACATAAATGACAGGCAGTATGACAGTCGTGGGAG GTTTGGGGAAATGTTGTTAGCATTGCCGTCACTGCAGAGCTGTGCGTGGCAGATGATCGAGCAAATCCAATTTGCGAAGCTGTTTGGACAGGCGCGCATCGACAACCTACTGCAGGAGATGTTACTCGGAG AATCTAGCCCTCCTGATTCCCCCGGTGATTTAAGGGTGGTCATCACTGATACTGTGCCATGA